One Anopheles cruzii unplaced genomic scaffold, idAnoCruzAS_RS32_06 scaffold01461_ctg1, whole genome shotgun sequence DNA window includes the following coding sequences:
- the LOC128276525 gene encoding uncharacterized protein LOC128276525, translating to MQINTRHCHLVGQLLAQATCEKEGPHGDAEVVLISELPRLPTNCNWAVDCKNTVAIYSSAKYPIQHLCSNTEGLVVAEIRGIVYASCYAPPRWGIEAFRLYLEALALAVQGHPRVVVGGDFNATAVEWGSPRTNARGEELLAIMEQLGLVLLNRGCVPTYRGNAVARPSVIDVAFATPAIAGPGDWRVVVDDQLMSDHSPITYTVGDPQPRTAPRPAPRHQLRRWRMHLFDPEVFAISLRALNFDGVEPTVAAVTKLLVRACDETMPRSGRGPGRIRRAVYWWTSEIADKRTICGLARKRLRKTGDASDRAYRAVEYMQTKRMLDSAIRESKWRCARELADSVEDDPWGNAYRTAVGWLTGRSLRQEDDHEVLGRIVDELFPQQPPMDWPDAARPETATGAIRG from the coding sequence ATGCAGATAAACACGCGGCACTGTCACCTGGTCGGCCAACTCCTGGCCCAGGCGACATGCGAAAAGGAGGGCCCCCACGGTGATGCTGAAGTGGTGCTCATCTCGGAGCTGCCCCGGTTGCCCACCAATTGCAACTGGGCGGTGGACTGCAAGAACACGGTAGCCATCTACTCCAGTGCTAAGTACCCCATACAGCACCTCTGTAGTAATACCGAGGGACTCGTTGTGGCCGAGATCAGGGGCATAGTGTATGCCAGCTGCTACGCTCCCCCTCGGTGGGGCATCGAGGCATTTAGGCTGTATCTGGAGGCGCTGGCCCTAGCAGTGCAAGGCCACCCTCGCGTCGTCGTAGGAGGCGACTTCAACGCTACCGCTGTCGAGTGGGGCAGCCCCCGGACCAACGCCAGAGGAGAGGAGCTCCTCGCGATCATGGAGCAGCTAGGGCTCGTCCTGCTGAACCGTGGATGTGTGCCAACATACCGAGGCAACGCAGTGGCCAGGCCGTCGGTGATCGACGTGGCATTTGCCACTCCAGCCATCGCAGGGCCGGGCGACTGGCGGGTGGTAGTGGACGACCAGCTGATGTCGGATCACTCGCCCATCACCTACACCGTCGGAGACCCGCAGCCtcgaaccgcaccgcgcccggcaccacggcaccagCTTCGCCGGTGGAGGATGCACCTGTTCGACCCGGAGGTGTTCGCGATCTCGCTGCGGGCACTCAACTTCGACGGAGTCGAACCAACGGTGGCTGCCGTCACGAAACTGCTGGTGAGAGCCTGTGACGAGACCATGCCGCGCAGTGGCCGAGGACCGGGTCGGATCAGGCGTGCCGTCTACTGGTGGACGTCGGAGATCGCGGATAAGCGCACCATCTGCGGGCTTGCCCGAAAACGCCTGCGAAAAACGGGGGACGCCAGCGACCGTGCTTACCGGGCCGTCGAGTACATGCAGACGAAGCGCATGCTCGACAGCGCCATCCGGGAAAGCAAGTGGCGGTGCGCCCGCGAACTCGCGGACTCGGTGGAGGACGACCCCTGGGGCAACGCCTACCGAACGGCAGTGGGCTGGCTGACAGGCAGAAGCTTGCGGCAAGAGGACGACCACGAAGTGCTGGGACGCATCGTGGACGAGCTGTTCCCACAACAGCCACCGATGGACTGGCCCGATGCAGCGCGACCAGAGACTGCCACTGGGGCGATCCGCGGG